The Glycine soja cultivar W05 chromosome 6, ASM419377v2, whole genome shotgun sequence genome has a window encoding:
- the LOC114414218 gene encoding senescence-specific cysteine protease SAG39-like, producing the protein MNSFSQNHYLILFLVLAVWTSHVMSRRLSEACTSERHEKWMAQYGRVYKDAAEKEKRFQVFKNNVHFIESFNAAGDKPFNLSINQFADLNDEEFKALLINVQKKASWVETSTETSFRYESVTKIPATIDWRKRGAVTPIKDQGRCGSCWAFSAVAATEGIHQITTGKLVPLSEQELVDCVKGESEGCIGGYVDDAFEFIAKKGGIASETHYPYKGVNKTCKVKKETHGVAEIKGYEKVPSNNEKALLKAVANQPVSVYIDAGTHAFKYYSSGIFNARNCGTDPNHAVAVVGYGKALDGSKYWLVKNSWGTEWGERGYIRIKRDIRAKEGLCGIAKYPYYPTA; encoded by the exons ATGAATTCCTTTAGCCAAAACCACTATTTAATTTTGTTCCTTGTTCTCGCTGTGTGGACATCCCACGTAATGTCTCGCAGGTTGTCTGAGGCCTGCACATCAGAGAGACATGAGAAGTGGATGGCACAGTATGGTAGGGTTTACAAGGATGCTGCTGAGAAGGAGAAACGTTTCCAAGTATTCAAAAACAATGTGCACTTCATTGAGTCTTTCAATGCTGCTGGGGACAAACCTTTCAACCTTAGCATTAACCAATTTGCGGACCTTAATGATGAAGAATTTAAGGCTTTACTAATTAATGTTCAGAAAAAGGCAAGTTGGGTGGAGACATCAACAGAAACATCGTTTAGGTATGAGAGTGTAACTAAGATTCCTGCTACCATTGACTGGAGGAAAAGAGGTGCTGTCACTCCAATCAAGGACCAAGGCAGATGCG GTAGTTGTTGGGCATTTTCAGCCGTGGCTGCGACCGAGGGTATCCACCAAATTACAACGGGTAAGTTGGTGCCTCTCTCTGAGCAAGAACTGGTTGATTGTGTTAAAGGTGAGAGCGAAGGATGCATTGGTGGTTATGTGGATGATGCCTTTGAATTTATTGCCAAGAAAGGAGGAATAGCAAGTGAAACACACTACCCCTACAAAGGAGTTAACAAGACTTGTAAggttaagaaggaaactcatggTGTAGCTGAGATTAAAGGGTATGAGAAAGTTCCTTCCAATAATGAAAAGGCACTTCTAAAAGCTGTGGCAAATCAACCAGTGTCAGTTTACATCGATGCTGGAACACATGCTTTCAAATATTACTCAAGTGGGATTTTTAATGCAAGAAATTGTGGAACTGATCCAAATCATGCTGTTGCGGTAGTTGGTTATGGAAAAGCTCTTGATGGTTCTAAGTATTGGCTTGTAAAGAATTCATGGGGCACCGAATGGGGTGAGAGAGGGTATATAAGGATCAAGCGAGATATACGTGCCAAGGAAGGTTTATGTGGAATAGCTAAGTATCCCTATTATCCAACTGCTTGA